In Tessaracoccus flavus, the following are encoded in one genomic region:
- a CDS encoding M18 family aminopeptidase: protein MLNTASEHIDSLADFVAESPTSLHAAAAIAERLRQAGFEQADPAQSWSSVSGRRFVLRDGAVIAWVAPEELAERSGFRIVGTHTDSPSFKVKPGDPIRSAGWTQVGVEVYGGPLLNSWLDRDLGIAGRVVTRDGVSHLVRTGPVARIPQLAVHLDRGVNDALKLDKQTSTQPVLAIEMPGSLLDHLCEPIEVSPDDVALHDLFVYDTQRPAVIGMEKEFLASGRLDNLACTHGALSAVEDLQAGSDVAVFAAFDHEEVGSATTTGAAGPILQDVLERIAAGYGLALDATRAMYARSSCISADTGHVVHPNYPNHHDPINKPLPNRGPLLKLNANQRYATDGVGAALWMRACAAADVPTQPFVSSNAVPCGSTIGPITATRLGITTVDVGVGLLSMHSARELCGVDDPWYLARAVEAYWNGA from the coding sequence ATGCTCAACACTGCCTCCGAACACATCGACTCCCTCGCCGACTTCGTCGCGGAATCACCGACCTCGCTCCATGCCGCGGCAGCGATCGCGGAGCGTCTTCGTCAGGCCGGATTCGAGCAGGCTGACCCGGCACAGTCCTGGTCGTCGGTGTCGGGACGCCGGTTCGTGCTGCGTGACGGCGCCGTGATCGCGTGGGTCGCGCCCGAGGAGCTCGCCGAACGGTCCGGCTTCCGAATCGTCGGCACCCACACCGACTCGCCAAGCTTCAAGGTGAAGCCGGGGGACCCGATTCGCAGCGCCGGCTGGACCCAGGTCGGCGTGGAGGTCTACGGGGGCCCGCTGCTCAACAGTTGGCTGGACCGCGACCTCGGCATCGCCGGCCGCGTCGTGACCCGCGACGGCGTATCGCACCTCGTCCGGACGGGACCGGTCGCGCGCATCCCACAGCTCGCAGTCCACCTGGACCGGGGCGTCAACGACGCGCTCAAGCTCGACAAGCAGACCAGCACGCAGCCGGTCCTGGCGATCGAGATGCCCGGCAGTCTGCTCGACCACCTGTGTGAGCCGATCGAGGTTTCGCCCGACGATGTGGCCCTGCACGACCTGTTCGTCTACGACACCCAGCGCCCCGCGGTGATCGGGATGGAGAAGGAGTTCCTGGCGTCGGGTCGTCTCGACAACCTGGCGTGCACCCACGGCGCTCTCAGCGCGGTCGAGGATCTCCAGGCGGGCAGTGACGTCGCCGTGTTCGCGGCCTTCGACCACGAGGAGGTCGGCTCGGCCACCACGACGGGTGCCGCTGGCCCCATCCTCCAGGACGTTCTAGAGCGCATCGCGGCCGGCTACGGGCTGGCCCTCGACGCGACCCGCGCCATGTACGCCCGGTCGTCGTGCATCTCCGCCGACACCGGACACGTCGTGCACCCCAATTACCCCAACCATCACGACCCGATCAACAAGCCCCTTCCCAACCGGGGACCGCTGCTGAAGCTCAACGCCAACCAGCGCTACGCCACCGACGGCGTGGGCGCGGCTCTCTGGATGCGCGCGTGCGCGGCGGCCGATGTACCCACCCAGCCGTTCGTCTCGAGCAACGCCGTGCCGTGTGGCTCGACGATCGGGCCCATCACAGCTACCCGTCTCGGCATCACGACCGTCGACGTGGGTGTGGGCCTTCTGTCGATGCATTCCGCGCGCGAGCTCTGCGGCGTCGACGACCCGTGGTACCTCGCCCGCGCCGTAGAAGCCTATTGGAACGGCGCCTGA